From the Brassica napus cultivar Da-Ae chromosome A8, Da-Ae, whole genome shotgun sequence genome, one window contains:
- the LOC106439056 gene encoding telomere repeat-binding factor 1 isoform X1 — MGAPKHKWSQEEESALRSAVSKHGPGRWRTILKDPDFSQVLFLRSNVDLKDKWRNISVMGYGSGSRPKPVKRTLGSLPSDEEILEMVDAKNFSTTGSSALQASSPRTPNWLDSLITEAICTMKQPGGSSKTAIGNYIQERYEVPPNFKQLLSSKLKYLSAFGSGKLIKVKRKYRIPNSTALSSHKKRHLGTSSDKDEVSVQRQSEVDGELARMMIVNIHEAAAIAAQAVAEAEAAMAEADEAAKQAEIAEAEAEAAQVFAEEVSKSLKGIKQLQCADDPYLR, encoded by the exons ATGGGTGCTCCTAAGCATAAATGGAGTCAAGAAGAAGAGTCAGCTCTAAGATCTGCCGTTTCCAAGCACGGCCCTGGTAGGTGGCGCACCATCCTCAAAGACCCTGACTTTAGTCAAGTCTTGTTCCTTCGTTCCAATGTAGATCTTAAG GATAAATGGAGAAACATTAGTGTCATGGGGTATGGATCCGGATCGCGTCCCAAGCCTGTTAAAAGGACGCTTGGCTCATTGCCAAGTGATGAAGAAATCTTAGAAATGGTGGATGCTAAGAACTTTTCTACCACCGGCTCTTCTGCACTGCAAGCTTCGTCTCCAAGGACACCTAATTG GCTGGATAGCCTTATAACGGAAGCAATATGTACCATGAAACAGCCTGGTGGTTCTAGCAAAACAGCAATTGGTAACTACATCCAG GAACGATATGAGGTACCGCCGAACTTCAAACAGTTGCTGTCTTCCAAGCTAAAGTACTTGTCTGCTTTTGGTAGTGGCAAGCTTATCAAG GTTAAACGCAAGTATAGAATTCCAAACTCCACTGCTTTGTCATCCCACAAGAAGAGACATTTGGGGACATCGTCTGATAAAGATGAAGTGAGTGTTCAGAGACAGTCAGAGGTTGATGGAGAGTTAGCTAGAATGATGATTGTGAACATACATGAGGCGGCAGCAATTGCAGCACAGGCAGTTGCAGAGGCAGAAGCAGCCATGGCAGAGGCTGACGAAGCTGCAAAGCAAGCAGAGATTGCAGAAGCCGAAGCAGAAGCAGCTCAAGTATTCGCTGAAGAAGTTTCAAAGTCCCTGAAAGGAATAAAACAACTGCAATGTG CAGATGATCCTTACTTGAGGTGA
- the LOC106439056 gene encoding telomere repeat-binding factor 1 isoform X2 yields MGAPKHKWSQEEESALRSAVSKHGPGRWRTILKDPDFSQVLFLRSNVDLKDKWRNISVMGYGSGSRPKPVKRTLGSLPSDEEILEMVDAKNFSTTGSSALQASSPRTPNWLDSLITEAICTMKQPGGSSKTAIGNYIQERYEVPPNFKQLLSSKLKYLSAFGSGKLIKVKRKYRIPNSTALSSHKKRHLGTSSDKDEVSVQRQSEVDGELARMMIVNIHEAAAIAAQAVAEAEAAMAEADEAAKQAEIAEAEAEAAQVFAEEVSKSLKGIKQLQCDDPYLR; encoded by the exons ATGGGTGCTCCTAAGCATAAATGGAGTCAAGAAGAAGAGTCAGCTCTAAGATCTGCCGTTTCCAAGCACGGCCCTGGTAGGTGGCGCACCATCCTCAAAGACCCTGACTTTAGTCAAGTCTTGTTCCTTCGTTCCAATGTAGATCTTAAG GATAAATGGAGAAACATTAGTGTCATGGGGTATGGATCCGGATCGCGTCCCAAGCCTGTTAAAAGGACGCTTGGCTCATTGCCAAGTGATGAAGAAATCTTAGAAATGGTGGATGCTAAGAACTTTTCTACCACCGGCTCTTCTGCACTGCAAGCTTCGTCTCCAAGGACACCTAATTG GCTGGATAGCCTTATAACGGAAGCAATATGTACCATGAAACAGCCTGGTGGTTCTAGCAAAACAGCAATTGGTAACTACATCCAG GAACGATATGAGGTACCGCCGAACTTCAAACAGTTGCTGTCTTCCAAGCTAAAGTACTTGTCTGCTTTTGGTAGTGGCAAGCTTATCAAG GTTAAACGCAAGTATAGAATTCCAAACTCCACTGCTTTGTCATCCCACAAGAAGAGACATTTGGGGACATCGTCTGATAAAGATGAAGTGAGTGTTCAGAGACAGTCAGAGGTTGATGGAGAGTTAGCTAGAATGATGATTGTGAACATACATGAGGCGGCAGCAATTGCAGCACAGGCAGTTGCAGAGGCAGAAGCAGCCATGGCAGAGGCTGACGAAGCTGCAAAGCAAGCAGAGATTGCAGAAGCCGAAGCAGAAGCAGCTCAAGTATTCGCTGAAGAAGTTTCAAAGTCCCTGAAAGGAATAAAACAACTGCAATGTG ATGATCCTTACTTGAGGTGA
- the LOC106439055 gene encoding mitotic checkpoint protein BUB3.2, whose product MTLVPSIGRELSKPPSDGISNLRFSNSSDHLLVSSWDKSVRLYDANADSMRGEFKHGGAVLDCCFHDDSSGFSASADHKVRRIDFSAGKEDILGMHDEPVRCVEYSYAAGQVITGSWDRTIKCWDPRAASGPERSQIGTYKQPERVNSLSLVGNHLVVATAGRHVNIYDLRNMSQPEQRRESSLKYQTRCVRCYPNGTGYALSSVEGRVSMEFFDLSEAAQAKKYAFKCHRKSEDGRDIVYPVNAIAFHPIYGTFATGGCDGFVNVWDGNNKKRLYQYSKYPTSIAALSFSRDGGLLAIASSYTFEEGDKPHEPDTIFVRNVNEIEVKPKPKVYPNPPA is encoded by the exons ATGACTCTGGTACCATCCATCGGTCGCGAGCTCTCAAAGCCACCGTCTGATGGGATATCTAATCTGAGGTTTTCGAACAGCAGCGATCATCTACTCGTCTCTTCATGGGATAAG AGTGTGAGACTGTATGATGCGAACGCCGATTCGATGAGAGGGGAGTTCAAGCATGGAGGAGCGGTGCTCGATTGCTGCTTCCATGACGACTCTTCTGGGTTCAGTGCCTCTGCCGATCATAAAGTTCGACG AATTGACTTCAGTGCTGGCAAAGAGGACATTCTAGGAATGCATGATGAACCAGTGCGGTGCGTTGAGTATTCTTATGCTGCAG GGCAAGTCATCACTGGAAGCTGGGATAGAACGATTAAATGTTGGGACCCAAGAGCTGCAAGTGGACCGGAGCGCTCACAGATTGGAACATATAAGCAACCTGAGCGCGTCAACTCTCTTTCTCTCGTTGGAAATCATTTGGTTGTGGCGACAGCAGGAAGACATGTCAACATTTATGATCTCAGAAATATGTCCCAGCCTGAGCAGAGAAGGGAGTCCTCACTTAAGTACCAGACCAGATGTGTGCGTTGTTATCCCAATGGAACAG GATATGCACTTAGCTCTGTTGAAGGGAGGGTTTCAATGGAGTTTTTCGATCTATCAGAGGCTGCTCAAGCTAAAAA ATATGCTTTCAAATGTCACCGGAAATCCGAGGATGGAAGGGACATTGTCTACCCTGTAAATGCAATTGCCTTCCATCCGAT TTATGGCACTTTTGCTACCGGAGGTTGTGATGGTTTCGTCAACGTTTGGGATGGTAACAACAAGAAGAGGCTATATCAG TACTCAAAGTATCCAACGAGTATTGCGGCGCTGTCATTCAGCAGAGATGGTGGACTACTGGCTATTGCTTCTAGTTACACGTTTGAAGAGGGAGACAAACC GCATGAACCGGACACAATCTTTGTTCGGAATGTTAATGAAATTGAAGTGAAGCCCAAGCCTAAAGTATACCCAAATCCTCCTGCATAG